The Vidua macroura isolate BioBank_ID:100142 unplaced genomic scaffold, ASM2450914v1 whyUn_scaffold_105, whole genome shotgun sequence genome contains a region encoding:
- the LOC128822786 gene encoding proline-rich protein 2-like encodes MTNRAGPVVPRRRPGGRQARGGSRPPCAPEPDGSGAAIPPEKPPAFQTRTSFGFFHLSWVFCCGMLVVVSIQRSRALPEPADGRPVPCARPDDSPQPGNGLPAPPPPPRTPGGPPPPNGTQAGPAGEARTRPPAPDASWPAPPRPPASGRPLSGRFFHGVPAPAPGSAPGPGCRGRPSIDGWGRPALPRRTPCRRLQRRQGLKGGRRKSGREAGAQTAAAAADGLAPAAAAAACAAKPPPRVSGLGPARREVEAARGPAGPLSLSLWLASARAHAPPPTDGGARRRRRHAAPSLAARAPGLRVSGLGPARRRAPRRTALARARAPAPPGPPVGPGPPREASEEEEEEEADRRPRLLPAGRPAGWRQKLVSRADSQ; translated from the exons AAACCGGGCTGGACCCGTTGTCCCCCGGCGGCGGCCCGGCGGCCGCCAAGCCCGAGGCGGCTCCCGGCCTCCTTGCGCCCCGGAGCCGGACGGCTCGGGCGCAGCCATCCCGCCCGAGAAACCGCCCGCTTTCCAGACCCGCACCTCCTTTGGCTTTTTCCATTTGTCTTGGGTTTTTTGCTGCGGGATGCTGGTGGTGGTGAG TATCCAGAGATCCCGAGCACTCCCAGAGCCAGCTGACGGGCGGCCCGTGCCCTGTGCTCGGCCTGATGACTCGCCCCAGCCTGGAAACGGCCTgcccgcgcccccgcccccgccgaGGACTCCAGGCGGCCCTCCCCCGCCGAACGGAACCcaggcggggccggcgggggaGGCGAGGACCCGGCCGCCGGCCCCTGATGCCTCTtggcccgccccgccccgcccgccggcgAGCGGCCGGCCGCTTTCGGGCCGCTTCTTTCACG GcgtccctgcccctgcccctggctctgcccctgGACCTGGCTGTCGCGGCCGCCCGTCCATCGACGGTTGGGGGCGCCCCGCCCTCCCCCGTCGGACTCCCTGCCGCCGCCTGCAGCGGCGGCAGGGGCTGAAGGGAGGGAGGCGGAAATCCGGCCGGGAGGCGGGAGCCCAg acggcagcggcggcagcggaCGGGCttgctcccgccgccgccgccgccgcctgcgCGGCCAAGCCCCCGCCCCGCGTCTCGGGCCTGGGACCCGCGCGGAGGGAAGTCGAGGCCGCGCGCGGCCCGGCTGggcctctctctctgtctctctggcTGGCAAGCGCGCGCGCGcacgcccccccccccaccgaCGGAGGAgcgcgccgccgccggcggCACGCGGCCCCTTCGCTCGCTGCCCGGGCTCCCGGACTCCGCGTCTCGGGCCTGGGACCCGCGCGGAGGAGAGCGCCGAGGCGGACCGCGCTGGCGCGGGCACGGGCGCccgcgccgccggggccccctgTCGGCCCCGGCCCGCCGAGAGAGGCctcggaggaggaggaggaggaggaggcggacCGGCGCCCGCGGCTCCTGCCGGCCGGCCGGCCGGCCGGCTGGCGACAAAAGCTTGTGTCGAGGGCTGATTCTCAATAG